A single window of Quadrisphaera setariae DNA harbors:
- a CDS encoding PmoA family protein gives MESRGARLEMHQENGQVVVVLTTEDGDDSGAGGIELLRYVLDDPSDPWESPKPHLHPLRTTSGAVVTDHRPDDHRWHKGLAVTLTHVTPERGAPQNFWGGNTYVPDQGYLPLEEVGSVRHLGFEHAAVTADGQRVELDQKLQWLTHGGAEWFLERRSLVVHSADRGAPDRPGTWALDLVSDLLNTSGQELRIGSPTTLGRPAAGYCGLFWRGPRSWTGRPVLSPAGEVAEDVAMGSPSETTPWLALSGPRDGVDGEEGSGGTVALVADLSADVPGRAGARTDWFVRSAEFPGIAPSPAFSTEVVLAPGEHLLLAHRVLVADAQLTAEQVADALAALPGTP, from the coding sequence GTGGAGAGCAGGGGCGCACGGCTGGAGATGCATCAGGAGAACGGGCAGGTCGTCGTCGTCCTGACCACCGAGGACGGCGACGACAGCGGAGCCGGCGGCATCGAGCTGCTCCGCTACGTCCTCGACGACCCGAGCGACCCGTGGGAGTCACCCAAGCCGCACCTGCACCCGCTGCGCACGACGAGCGGCGCGGTCGTCACCGACCACCGCCCCGACGACCACCGCTGGCACAAGGGGCTGGCGGTCACGCTCACGCACGTCACCCCCGAGCGCGGAGCGCCGCAGAACTTCTGGGGCGGCAACACCTACGTGCCCGACCAGGGGTACCTGCCGCTGGAGGAGGTCGGGTCCGTCCGCCACCTCGGGTTCGAGCACGCCGCGGTGACGGCGGACGGGCAGAGGGTCGAGCTGGACCAGAAGCTGCAGTGGCTCACCCACGGCGGCGCGGAGTGGTTCTTGGAGCGGCGCTCGCTCGTGGTGCACAGCGCCGACCGCGGCGCACCCGACCGGCCGGGCACCTGGGCGCTGGACCTCGTCAGCGACCTCCTCAACACCTCCGGCCAGGAGCTGCGGATCGGCAGCCCCACCACCCTGGGCCGACCGGCAGCCGGGTACTGCGGACTGTTCTGGCGCGGGCCGCGCTCCTGGACCGGAAGGCCGGTGCTCTCGCCGGCCGGCGAGGTCGCCGAGGACGTCGCGATGGGGTCGCCGTCCGAGACCACCCCATGGCTGGCGCTGAGCGGTCCGCGCGACGGGGTGGACGGCGAGGAGGGCAGCGGCGGCACGGTGGCGCTGGTGGCCGACCTCTCCGCCGACGTCCCCGGACGCGCGGGCGCTCGGACGGACTGGTTCGTGCGCTCGGCCGAGTTCCCCGGGATCGCGCCCTCGCCGGCGTTCTCCACCGAGGTGGTGCTCGCCCCGGGAGAGCACCTGCTGCTGGCCCACCGGGTGCTCGTCGCGGACGCGCAGCTCACCGCGGAGCAGGTCGCCGACGCGCTGGCCGCCCTCCCGGGAACACCTTGA
- a CDS encoding APC family permease: MSTSTSSTGTPPSSSSSTGGLKRELKVADAAAFSVGLIGPVGVMALLGAGAAGILGPGATWAFVFALVAVSLVAYGFVKLSRHISHTGSVYALVGITLGPRSGFVAGWALFFAYVTIGAGSGMEIGFFLDQLLDRLGAGFSVDYALVFVVALAVVLVLARREVHVITRSLLYAELIGAALVTLLSVVILVRLATSTAPGGRGLNADFLSLPSGTGVATIAAAAVFGFLAFAGFEGAAALGEETREPKRDIPRALKIAIVVVGAFYLLSIVAQSLGYGTDEAGTKAFSSAGAPYLDLGTAYVGAWLGDLLTVAAIVSLFAIFLGTVSAAARILFALARDTGSQRSIARLSPTGAPSTALVVAGVLTLLVVLIERLSVTSGALNATYYALTIGTIALLVAYVLATAGAIRFLFFRGAAKAPRWQVVVPVLGLALVIYTIYRNAVGLEAPYSWFPWVVLAWLVLGVAISYAPGLAGRVRANLERSQS; the protein is encoded by the coding sequence ATGAGCACCAGCACCTCATCGACAGGCACACCGCCCTCGTCGTCGTCATCGACCGGTGGCCTCAAGCGCGAGCTCAAGGTGGCCGACGCCGCCGCCTTCTCCGTCGGCCTGATCGGTCCCGTCGGCGTCATGGCGCTGCTGGGCGCAGGCGCGGCCGGCATCCTCGGCCCGGGCGCGACGTGGGCGTTCGTCTTCGCGCTCGTCGCCGTCTCGCTCGTCGCCTACGGCTTCGTGAAGCTGTCGCGCCACATCTCCCACACCGGGTCGGTGTACGCCCTGGTCGGCATCACGCTCGGCCCGCGGTCGGGCTTCGTCGCCGGGTGGGCGCTGTTCTTCGCCTACGTCACCATCGGCGCCGGCTCCGGCATGGAGATCGGCTTCTTCCTCGACCAGCTGCTCGACAGGTTGGGGGCGGGGTTCAGCGTCGACTACGCGCTGGTCTTCGTCGTCGCGCTGGCTGTCGTGCTGGTGCTCGCGCGCCGCGAGGTGCACGTCATCACGCGGTCGCTGCTGTACGCCGAGCTCATCGGCGCAGCGCTCGTGACGCTGCTGAGCGTCGTCATCCTCGTGCGCCTGGCCACCAGCACCGCTCCGGGCGGGCGCGGTCTGAACGCCGACTTCCTCAGCCTCCCCTCCGGCACCGGCGTCGCGACCATCGCCGCCGCCGCGGTGTTCGGCTTCCTGGCGTTCGCGGGCTTCGAGGGCGCCGCGGCGCTCGGCGAGGAGACCCGCGAGCCCAAGCGCGACATCCCCCGTGCCCTGAAGATCGCCATCGTGGTGGTCGGCGCCTTCTACCTGCTGTCGATCGTCGCGCAGTCCCTCGGCTACGGCACGGACGAGGCGGGCACCAAGGCCTTCTCCTCCGCCGGGGCGCCCTACCTCGACCTGGGCACCGCCTACGTCGGCGCGTGGCTGGGCGACCTGCTCACCGTCGCCGCGATCGTCAGCCTCTTCGCCATCTTCCTGGGCACCGTCTCCGCGGCCGCGCGCATCCTCTTCGCGCTGGCGCGCGACACCGGCAGCCAGCGCAGCATCGCCCGGCTCTCCCCCACCGGCGCGCCGTCGACGGCCCTGGTGGTCGCCGGGGTGCTCACGCTCCTCGTCGTCCTCATCGAGCGGCTGTCCGTCACCTCCGGCGCGCTGAACGCCACGTACTACGCGCTGACCATCGGGACCATCGCGCTGCTGGTGGCGTACGTGCTGGCGACCGCCGGCGCGATCCGCTTCCTCTTCTTCCGTGGCGCGGCGAAGGCCCCGAGGTGGCAGGTGGTGGTGCCGGTGCTCGGCCTGGCGCTGGTCATCTACACGATCTACCGCAACGCCGTCGGCCTCGAGGCGCCCTACTCGTGGTTCCCGTGGGTGGTGCTCGCATGGCTGGTGCTCGGGGTGGCGATCTCCTACGCGCCCGGGCTCGCCGGCCGGGTCCGCGCCAACCTGGAACGCTCCCAGTCATGA
- a CDS encoding DUF4365 domain-containing protein has product MSSSADNAFSGDFGEQWLQVVASGAKLLHGRPLTLDFEKADIEIVLPEVVPGTAYPTVKAQVKTTVSARVTDSGDLVYDLDVSTYDLLRRTDHAVRRVLVVVALPGEDLARVRVTEGGTLLVGRARWVSLEGAEPTSNASTVSVTLPGSQVVDPEGLRGLLLQHGVRTPTPVADVDPWRGGDDDV; this is encoded by the coding sequence GTGTCCTCCAGCGCCGACAACGCCTTCTCGGGCGACTTCGGTGAGCAGTGGCTCCAGGTGGTCGCTTCCGGCGCCAAGCTCCTCCACGGGCGTCCGCTCACGCTCGACTTCGAGAAGGCCGACATCGAGATCGTGCTGCCCGAGGTGGTGCCCGGTACGGCGTACCCGACGGTCAAGGCCCAGGTGAAGACCACGGTGTCCGCTCGCGTGACGGACTCAGGCGACCTCGTCTACGACCTGGACGTCAGCACGTACGACCTCCTCAGGAGGACCGACCACGCGGTGCGACGCGTTCTCGTCGTCGTGGCTCTGCCCGGGGAGGACCTGGCCAGGGTGCGGGTCACCGAGGGCGGAACGCTGCTGGTGGGCAGAGCCCGCTGGGTTTCTCTCGAGGGTGCTGAGCCGACGTCCAACGCCTCGACCGTCAGCGTGACGCTGCCCGGCTCGCAGGTGGTCGACCCGGAGGGGCTGAGAGGGTTGCTGCTCCAGCACGGAGTTCGCACCCCGACCCCCGTTGCCGACGTCGATCCGTGGAGAGGAGGTGATGACGATGTCTGA
- the hisD gene encoding histidinol dehydrogenase — MLSTPAVLTSLAGRFTVLKAPAVDAPPAQHDPAVASRVRQMLLDIEAGGMDAVLKHAAELDRWDGRDVELSPAEVAASGDALPADLREAIELGARRTQAFAKVQRSHLVDVETELEPGLVVGHRYIPVGRVGAYLPAGRFPLTASAFMTVGVAKAAGVGDVVACTPPQPDGKANPAVVYAAHVSGVDRVFVLGGVQALAAMAFGLVGDGPVDMLVGAGNAYVAEAKRQLFGRVAIDLPAGPSEVAVIADETADPVLVAADLLGQAEHGPTSPAALVTTSQELGAAVVAEIEKQLATLATRDIAGPAWRDFGSVLVADDRETAATLMDDLAPEHLEVQTADDDWYHDRLRNYGSLFIGEASTVAYSDKGMAGTNHVLPTAGGAKHSAGLSVSRFLKPLTYQRITQQATPLLAEAVQVISDSEGMAAHSATATLRTARWTA; from the coding sequence GTGCTCTCCACGCCTGCCGTCCTCACCTCCCTCGCCGGCCGCTTCACCGTCCTCAAGGCCCCCGCCGTCGACGCCCCGCCCGCCCAGCACGACCCCGCCGTCGCCAGCCGCGTCCGTCAGATGCTGCTCGACATCGAGGCCGGCGGCATGGACGCCGTGCTCAAGCACGCCGCGGAGCTGGACCGCTGGGACGGCCGCGACGTCGAGCTCTCCCCCGCCGAGGTCGCCGCCTCCGGCGACGCTCTCCCTGCCGATCTCCGCGAGGCCATCGAGCTGGGCGCCCGCCGCACCCAGGCCTTCGCGAAGGTCCAGCGCAGCCACCTCGTCGACGTCGAGACCGAGCTCGAGCCGGGCCTCGTGGTCGGCCACCGCTACATCCCCGTCGGACGCGTCGGCGCCTACCTGCCCGCCGGCCGCTTCCCGCTCACCGCGAGCGCGTTCATGACGGTCGGCGTCGCCAAGGCCGCGGGCGTCGGCGACGTCGTCGCCTGCACCCCGCCCCAGCCCGACGGCAAGGCGAACCCGGCGGTCGTCTACGCAGCGCACGTGTCCGGTGTCGACAGGGTCTTCGTGCTCGGAGGCGTCCAGGCGCTGGCCGCGATGGCGTTCGGGCTGGTCGGCGACGGCCCCGTCGACATGCTGGTCGGCGCCGGCAACGCCTACGTGGCCGAGGCCAAGCGGCAGCTGTTCGGCCGGGTGGCCATCGACCTGCCCGCCGGTCCCAGCGAGGTGGCGGTGATCGCCGACGAGACCGCCGACCCGGTGCTCGTGGCCGCGGACCTGCTCGGCCAGGCCGAGCACGGGCCCACCTCCCCCGCCGCGCTGGTCACCACCTCGCAGGAGCTGGGCGCCGCCGTCGTCGCGGAGATCGAGAAGCAGCTCGCCACCCTGGCCACCCGCGACATCGCCGGACCGGCCTGGCGCGACTTCGGCTCGGTGCTCGTCGCCGACGACCGCGAGACCGCCGCCACCCTCATGGACGACCTCGCCCCCGAGCACCTCGAGGTCCAGACCGCCGACGACGACTGGTACCACGACCGGCTCCGCAACTACGGGTCCCTCTTCATCGGGGAGGCGTCCACAGTCGCCTACTCCGACAAGGGCATGGCCGGCACCAACCACGTGCTCCCCACCGCTGGCGGCGCCAAGCACAGCGCGGGCCTGTCGGTCTCGCGCTTCCTCAAGCCGCTGACCTACCAGCGCATCACCCAGCAGGCGACGCCGCTGCTGGCCGAGGCCGTGCAGGTCATCTCCGACTCCGAGGGCATGGCCGCCCACAGCGCCACCGCCACCCTGCGCACCGCGCGCTGGACCGCCTGA
- a CDS encoding nitrilase-related carbon-nitrogen hydrolase, with product MRTTTTRVAACQLAPAIADLPANAEVSAAAARAAISEGADVVVLPELVTSGYVFTSREEARTVAVTPEHGVFAAWAAACTAREGAVVVGGFCELGDDDLLYNSAAVVDASGVRAVYRKAHLWDREKLVFTPGSAAPPVVDTAHGRIAVMVCYDLEFPEWTRTAALAGADLIAVPTNWPLVPRPDGERVPEVVIAMAAARVNHVAIACADRSGTERGVDWNEGTSVVSSDGWVVSEVGTGTGVAWADLDLTASRDKRLTEHAHLMNDRRPDLYRAVSPAS from the coding sequence ATGAGGACGACGACGACGAGGGTGGCGGCGTGCCAGCTGGCTCCCGCTATCGCCGACCTGCCTGCCAACGCCGAGGTGTCGGCGGCAGCGGCGCGGGCGGCGATCAGCGAGGGCGCGGACGTCGTCGTCCTGCCGGAGCTGGTGACGTCGGGGTACGTGTTCACCTCCCGCGAGGAGGCGCGGACGGTGGCGGTGACGCCGGAGCACGGCGTCTTCGCGGCCTGGGCCGCGGCGTGCACCGCCCGCGAGGGGGCCGTGGTGGTCGGCGGGTTCTGCGAGCTCGGCGACGACGACCTGCTCTACAACTCCGCCGCGGTGGTCGACGCCAGCGGCGTGCGCGCGGTCTACCGCAAGGCGCACCTGTGGGACCGGGAGAAGCTCGTCTTCACCCCCGGCTCCGCGGCGCCACCCGTGGTGGACACCGCGCACGGCCGGATCGCCGTGATGGTCTGCTACGACCTCGAGTTCCCCGAGTGGACCCGCACCGCCGCGCTCGCTGGGGCCGACCTCATCGCCGTGCCGACCAACTGGCCGCTCGTCCCGCGCCCGGACGGTGAGCGCGTGCCGGAGGTGGTCATCGCCATGGCGGCGGCACGGGTGAACCACGTGGCGATCGCGTGCGCCGACCGGTCCGGCACCGAGCGCGGGGTGGACTGGAACGAGGGCACGAGCGTCGTCAGCTCCGACGGCTGGGTGGTGTCCGAGGTGGGCACCGGCACCGGGGTGGCGTGGGCCGACCTGGACCTGACGGCGTCGCGCGACAAGCGGCTGACCGAGCACGCACACCTCATGAACGACCGCCGCCCAGACCTCTACCGGGCGGTCTCCCCTGCCTCCTGA
- a CDS encoding DUF429 domain-containing protein — MTAQRFLGIDLAWGVHTAARPARETALVLLDDHGRVLDAGWCRGVEAVVSWVDDRVEGEDVLAFVDAPLVVDNPTGQRTCEKQVGQRYWRSQVFANSTSLTSPHDAGLRLRAALEERGWRYDAGWNGPAASGRVISECYPYTAIVGVDELGYEERPRYKRKPRSVRSSEWSQLRAQECDELIRRVAALVDAPVPLDLASHPVTASLVDAPSPTAEGPYKHREDLLDAAICAWTAAYWHRFGLERCQVLGDALGTSGSATIIAPAKPGQRPLEPSLAGV; from the coding sequence GTGACCGCTCAACGCTTCCTCGGCATCGACCTCGCCTGGGGCGTGCACACAGCTGCCCGGCCCGCCCGCGAGACAGCGCTCGTGCTCCTCGACGACCACGGCCGCGTGCTGGACGCTGGCTGGTGCCGCGGTGTCGAGGCCGTGGTGAGCTGGGTCGACGATCGCGTCGAGGGCGAGGACGTCCTCGCCTTCGTCGACGCGCCGCTCGTGGTCGACAACCCCACTGGACAGCGGACCTGCGAGAAGCAGGTGGGTCAGCGGTACTGGCGCTCGCAGGTCTTCGCCAACAGCACGAGCCTCACCTCGCCGCACGACGCCGGGCTACGGCTCAGGGCGGCCTTGGAGGAGCGGGGCTGGCGGTATGACGCCGGGTGGAACGGCCCGGCAGCTAGCGGTCGCGTGATCAGCGAGTGCTACCCGTACACGGCGATCGTGGGCGTCGACGAGCTCGGCTACGAGGAGCGGCCCCGCTACAAGCGGAAGCCGAGGAGCGTGCGTTCGAGCGAGTGGAGCCAGCTGCGCGCTCAGGAGTGCGACGAGCTGATCCGTCGGGTGGCGGCGCTCGTGGACGCCCCGGTCCCGCTCGACCTGGCGAGCCACCCGGTGACCGCGTCGCTCGTCGACGCGCCCTCGCCGACGGCTGAGGGGCCGTACAAGCACCGCGAGGACCTGCTGGACGCCGCGATCTGCGCCTGGACCGCTGCCTACTGGCACCGGTTCGGCCTGGAGCGCTGCCAGGTGCTAGGCGATGCCCTGGGCACCTCCGGCAGCGCGACGATCATCGCGCCGGCGAAGCCGGGTCAGCGACCGCTCGAGCCGTCTCTGGCGGGCGTCTGA
- a CDS encoding LacI family DNA-binding transcriptional regulator, with product MARRTETSAATLTDVARHAGVSLATASRALNGSSRVVRPDLAARVQESARVLEYRADPSAQAMARGRTTVVGLLVTTISDPYFSSIAAGVMQAAEERGLVVTLAATGGDPARELEHVTALRAQRATAIIIAGSRHSTGDGAADPLAAALTGFRDSGGRVAVVSQQRLPASTLVVDNRDGAHRLAAELGGLGYRRFGVLAGPPGLLTSEDRLDGFRAGLESVGLPLTSERVLHVPFTRDGGHAGALEVVERGWDVDCLFAVNDVMAVGAMAALRERGVTVPDRMAVAGFDDIETLRDVTPALTTVRLPLEQIGRDAVDLALTAADDGDVRVERVRGEVVLRGSTPER from the coding sequence ATGGCACGCAGGACAGAGACGTCGGCCGCGACGCTCACCGACGTCGCGCGACACGCCGGGGTGTCGCTGGCCACCGCGTCGAGGGCCCTCAACGGCAGCTCCCGGGTGGTGCGACCGGACCTGGCCGCGCGCGTGCAGGAGAGCGCCCGCGTGCTGGAGTACCGCGCCGACCCCAGTGCGCAGGCCATGGCGCGTGGTCGCACCACGGTGGTGGGGCTGCTGGTCACCACCATCTCCGACCCGTACTTCTCCAGCATCGCCGCCGGGGTCATGCAGGCCGCCGAGGAGCGCGGCCTCGTGGTGACCCTCGCCGCCACCGGCGGTGACCCGGCGCGCGAGCTGGAGCACGTGACGGCCCTGCGGGCGCAGCGCGCCACCGCGATCATCATCGCGGGGAGCCGACACAGCACCGGTGACGGCGCCGCTGACCCGCTGGCCGCCGCGCTGACCGGCTTCCGCGACAGCGGCGGCCGGGTGGCGGTGGTCAGCCAGCAGCGGCTGCCGGCGAGCACGCTCGTGGTGGACAACCGGGACGGCGCGCACCGCCTGGCCGCTGAGCTCGGGGGGCTGGGGTACCGCCGCTTCGGGGTGCTCGCGGGGCCGCCGGGGCTGCTCACCTCCGAGGACCGTCTCGACGGCTTCCGGGCGGGACTGGAGTCGGTCGGGCTGCCGCTGACCTCCGAGCGGGTGCTGCACGTGCCGTTCACGCGGGACGGCGGCCACGCCGGAGCCCTGGAGGTGGTGGAGCGCGGCTGGGACGTCGACTGCCTGTTCGCCGTCAACGACGTCATGGCCGTCGGTGCCATGGCGGCGCTGCGCGAGCGCGGGGTGACCGTGCCGGACCGGATGGCCGTGGCGGGCTTCGACGACATCGAGACCCTGCGCGACGTCACGCCGGCGCTGACCACCGTGCGCCTGCCGCTGGAGCAGATCGGGCGGGACGCCGTCGACCTGGCCCTCACCGCCGCCGACGACGGGGACGTGCGCGTGGAGCGGGTGCGCGGTGAGGTGGTGCTGCGGGGGAGCACCCCGGAGCGCTGA
- a CDS encoding DUF2075 domain-containing protein, with protein MPLVRTSASSLLIDAGTDSFIEQMLQAGIHARLGRASPAEQASWRSSLPVLARDLADAGLGRVEVLVEHTLPLTSKRADVILAGVHPKTRKPSYIVVELKQWSRATTFEDDPHLVDVAGMPGGPKLHPVAQVRGYCEYLADFLVALADQPDGLAGAAYLHNAHDPLAVGDLEAYPMDTRGQLFTGADRGAWLDFLRSRLDGGVSGVASADHLLKSRVAPSKQLLAVAADEVRDREQFRLLDEQELAARLVHHEVRRARQSDHKRVVVVSGGPGSGKSVIALSLLGELAREQRTVLHATGSQSFTQTMRRVVGKGSTRTQKLFKYFNDFMTAEKNGLDVLILDEAHRIRQTSANRWTRAQDRTGKAQVDELLAAARVPVFLLDEHQVVRPGEMGSLHEITSHAEAAGFEVVHVNLDGQFRCGGSQVYLDWVLRLLGLLHGGPVPWTGDELSPFEVRVADSPEEMEAFLAEKRKEQDGRPGYRARMAAGYCWPWSDPVDGKLVPDVQIGSWARPWNAKGERRVGDAPPSPLWATEDGGFGQVGCVYTAQGFEYDWSGVILGPDLVWRDGRFTTVRSANKDPMFRSAKSVDDMAFDRLVRNTYKVLLTRGMVGTVLYSTDEETREALRRLAH; from the coding sequence GTGCCGCTGGTTCGGACGTCGGCGTCGTCACTGCTGATCGACGCTGGTACAGACTCGTTCATCGAGCAGATGCTGCAGGCAGGCATCCACGCGCGCCTCGGGCGGGCCTCTCCGGCTGAGCAGGCGTCGTGGCGGTCGAGCCTGCCGGTGCTGGCCCGTGACCTCGCCGACGCGGGGCTCGGGCGGGTCGAGGTGCTCGTCGAGCACACGCTGCCGCTGACCAGCAAGCGAGCCGACGTCATCCTCGCGGGAGTCCACCCGAAGACTCGGAAGCCCTCGTACATCGTCGTCGAGCTCAAGCAGTGGTCGCGGGCGACCACCTTCGAGGACGATCCGCACCTGGTCGACGTCGCCGGGATGCCCGGTGGCCCGAAGCTGCACCCGGTGGCCCAGGTGCGGGGCTACTGCGAGTACCTCGCCGACTTCCTCGTGGCGCTCGCGGACCAGCCGGACGGGCTCGCCGGCGCTGCCTACCTCCACAACGCGCACGACCCGCTGGCCGTCGGTGACCTCGAGGCCTACCCCATGGACACGCGAGGTCAGCTCTTCACGGGCGCAGATCGCGGAGCGTGGCTGGACTTCCTGCGGTCGCGACTGGACGGCGGTGTGAGCGGCGTCGCCAGCGCAGACCACCTGCTGAAGTCGCGCGTGGCACCGAGCAAGCAGCTGCTGGCCGTCGCTGCTGACGAGGTGCGGGACCGCGAGCAGTTCCGCCTGCTCGACGAGCAGGAGCTGGCCGCGCGACTCGTGCACCACGAGGTGCGCCGCGCTCGCCAGTCCGACCACAAGCGGGTCGTCGTCGTCAGCGGTGGCCCGGGCAGCGGGAAGAGCGTCATCGCGCTGTCCCTGCTCGGTGAGCTCGCCCGCGAGCAGCGGACGGTCCTCCACGCCACGGGGTCGCAGTCCTTCACGCAGACGATGCGGCGCGTGGTGGGCAAGGGATCGACGCGAACCCAGAAGCTCTTCAAGTACTTCAACGACTTCATGACCGCGGAGAAGAACGGCCTCGACGTCCTCATCCTCGACGAGGCGCACCGCATCCGACAGACCTCGGCGAACCGCTGGACGCGGGCGCAGGACCGCACCGGCAAGGCGCAGGTCGACGAGCTGCTGGCGGCCGCACGCGTCCCCGTCTTCCTCCTCGACGAGCACCAGGTGGTGCGCCCCGGCGAGATGGGGTCCCTCCATGAGATCACCTCGCACGCCGAGGCGGCTGGCTTCGAGGTGGTGCACGTCAACCTCGACGGGCAGTTCCGCTGCGGTGGTTCGCAGGTCTACCTCGACTGGGTGCTGCGGCTCCTCGGGCTCCTCCACGGCGGACCGGTGCCATGGACGGGTGACGAGCTGTCGCCGTTCGAGGTCCGCGTGGCGGACTCGCCGGAGGAGATGGAGGCCTTCCTCGCCGAGAAGAGGAAGGAGCAGGACGGCAGGCCCGGATACAGAGCCCGCATGGCTGCGGGGTACTGCTGGCCCTGGTCCGATCCCGTGGACGGGAAGCTGGTGCCCGACGTGCAGATCGGCTCGTGGGCGCGTCCGTGGAACGCCAAGGGTGAGCGACGTGTCGGCGACGCCCCTCCCTCGCCGCTCTGGGCGACAGAGGACGGCGGCTTCGGTCAGGTCGGCTGCGTCTACACGGCGCAGGGCTTCGAATACGACTGGTCCGGCGTGATCCTCGGCCCCGACCTCGTGTGGCGTGACGGGCGTTTCACCACGGTGAGGTCTGCGAACAAGGACCCGATGTTCCGGAGCGCCAAGTCCGTCGACGACATGGCCTTCGACCGTCTGGTGCGTAACACCTACAAGGTCCTGCTGACGCGCGGCATGGTCGGGACAGTCCTCTACTCGACCGACGAAGAGACGCGCGAGGCGCTCCGGCGCCTCGCCCACTGA
- a CDS encoding LysR family transcriptional regulator yields MTLVQLRAFLASLRTGSFTGAARELGMTQASVSELVRRLEEESGGELFVRGARRLVVTAAGRELAPYAEQAVTAADAGARAVAALGALGGGTASFGLLRNADHYALAGLVEQFHTRYPAVRARFVGQNSVEVAASVVSGELEAGLAVLPVDDDGLDVVPLLRDEVLWVSADPGRAAGPVSIADVAAARLVLYDAHYGWRDPTRRQLAERAQLAGLSLEASIEVEHVETALRLVARGLGDTFVAKAVTQSAVFPEGLHVVPFAEPLYDTVALVSRRGAVLSPATREIARMARAMLGA; encoded by the coding sequence GTGACGTTGGTGCAACTGCGGGCGTTCCTCGCTTCGCTCAGGACGGGGAGCTTCACGGGCGCGGCCCGGGAGCTCGGGATGACGCAGGCGTCGGTCTCGGAGCTGGTGCGCCGGCTGGAGGAGGAGTCCGGCGGCGAGCTCTTCGTCCGCGGGGCTCGCCGGCTGGTGGTGACGGCGGCGGGTCGCGAGCTGGCGCCGTACGCGGAGCAGGCCGTGACGGCTGCCGACGCCGGTGCGCGGGCGGTGGCGGCGCTCGGAGCGCTGGGCGGGGGGACGGCCTCGTTCGGGTTGTTGCGCAACGCCGACCACTACGCCCTGGCGGGGCTGGTGGAGCAGTTCCACACGCGGTACCCCGCGGTGCGGGCGAGGTTCGTGGGGCAGAACTCGGTGGAGGTGGCCGCCTCTGTGGTCTCCGGCGAACTGGAGGCGGGGCTGGCTGTGCTGCCTGTCGACGACGACGGGCTGGACGTGGTGCCGCTGCTGCGCGACGAGGTGCTGTGGGTGAGTGCTGACCCGGGGCGGGCGGCGGGGCCGGTGTCGATCGCGGACGTGGCCGCGGCGCGGCTGGTGCTCTATGACGCGCACTACGGCTGGCGCGACCCCACGCGCCGCCAGCTGGCCGAGAGGGCGCAGCTGGCCGGCCTGTCCCTGGAGGCGAGCATCGAGGTCGAGCACGTCGAGACGGCGCTGCGGCTGGTGGCGCGCGGTCTGGGGGACACCTTCGTGGCGAAGGCGGTGACGCAGTCGGCGGTGTTCCCTGAGGGGCTGCACGTGGTGCCGTTCGCGGAGCCGCTCTACGACACCGTGGCGCTGGTCAGCCGCAGGGGAGCGGTGCTGTCACCGGCGACGCGGGAGATCGCCCGGATGGCTCGGGCGATGCTCGGCGCGTGA